The genomic segment TTCAAATGCCTGCAAGTACCCTCCCACTTTAATATCATGAAAGGAACATAAGCGCACTAGAAATCCTACATTGCATTCCTGCTATTGAGAAATCCGACATCAGCAACTGTAAAATACTATATTACTTGCAGTATTTACACTAACAAAGCAAATggttgctcccccaccccttcttcatcAAACTACACATAAATAATATTTGTTAATCTTCCTGAATGTGGCTGCAGAGGAAAAACAGGTAGCCAGAAAGGCATATTGGGCAATGTCAACACAGCACTGATATTTTATTTCATAGATCAATGGTTAATTTGTCTTGTAGACAAACAAGAAGAATTCCAGCAACCTATTTTTCCTGCTGCAGTTCAAAACTGAGTCACATATTAGGACTACCTGCAGTGATTCTGAACTGATCCTTATTTAACCTGTCTTAATAGCACTTATGCAACACAGGTACATCGGATAATGTTAAGTACACATACTGGCCATCTTCCAACGTCATAAGAACCCATGTTGTCATTTGCTGAAATCTGGCTTGTTGTGATATGCAACCCTGCCTCTGCCAGTGAACCATGATTTGTTAACTAGCCACAAACCACAGTCTGAACCCATATAATGATTGCTGATTTTCAAACTTGGTTTCAACCATAGGTTCCCATGATATCCATGGCTTACTCCTGGCTTCTTTGCCCAGCCTAAAACAGTAGCAAACAAGGGGGTGGGAGGAAAACACAAGGAATGGCAATTATAAGCTACAGTTTGACTGTCTGCCATgcaatttaaacattaaaaaacaaaccatggtATACAACATATGAATCCATTATATACCATATATACATTAATTGATACATGGACAACAAGAGAGAGGAGCTCAACAGTGGTACAATCCCAGCTATACAAGCCTCTACTCATGGATTTGAGACTAGCATCAATATTTCAACTGTTTTGATATCAGCTCAAAATCTTTTTGTTGACCCAATCAATTTAACTGATGTTgtctattttattgtatttgctGCCTTATCTGTTTTAATTAGTCAAAACATGATTGTTGTCTCATGGTAAATATCTCCTGAGATATGCCAACATACTACACACTTAAAACTAAGTGatcctcttccccttccctgcCCAAAAAATCAACtagttttcttctctctttatGGAAAAGCAGATAGACAAGCATTTAAATGCAGTCACCAATGTTGGACTGCCGTGTCCTTTTAGTAAGATGTGTGTTGCTTGACATTGGAAAGGGTTTGTATCCTTTTCTAGTACATCAAGAATGAATTGCCACAAGGAAAGACTGAGCATAGGAtgacttggggggaaaaaactctggAAAAGTTGCTAATCGATTACTTATGGCCAACATCACCAAATTTTAGGTTGGGAATATTTTCCCCTCTCAAATTAAACTAGTTAGTGGTCTTAGAAATGTTGGATTGTGGTTGTTGCCTGTTCCCCACCCCACATGCATTTGGCTACCTGGGGCTACCTGAGCTAGCGCCCTACTATTGTTAAACATTCTATCCCACATTCTTACACTTCTGTCTATTTGCATGTTTTGACCAGGAATGTGTAAGTGGAGCTCTGAAGGTTCAGATGTACCCCAGTCACGACAGTGACAAAACAACAtggagtggctgaaatcctgtagtaagtcacaactagagctagttgtgacttactgtatcATTATACAGtggcttaccaaatccccactgtatcattggggatttggtgagccaattcTTCTGCAAGTTCCAAgcatttaatgggcctactctagttgtgatttactactggatttcagccagtgagaaTGAAGTTTTCCTGTACAAACCCCACtgaaaacaacaataatgctCATGTGTAGTCGCCACTCATTTCAGTTGTGCCGGCACAGCATAACATAGCACTGGATCTATTATTTTTAAGGTttaaagggaatttttttttacatcaaggCCATCCATTGCTCACTTCTTCCTCATATACTACCATGGCTGCTTTGTAAGCTGCTCTGTCTCTACTGCTAAAAAACATTTGATTTGCATAACGTCTCAAAAAGTAAAGCAACATTCTCTAAGTTACAGACTGCTTTCAAAGTCGGCCTGTCAGCTGAGTTGCTATGTTGTGTATCCAAATAGTTAATTAAACAAATCCGCTTACCATCTGTCACTTAGAATGAAATGACCACATAAGATCTTTAGTGAGGAACAAATCCTAAAGAATTAAAGCCTGGGCTCAGTGTGTTGGAAATAGAACAAGCATCCCCCGCCCACTTGGATCCCTACGCAGTGAACTCTCACTTACCCTCTGGGTGATTGTTTTGCCCTCCTTGACTTCCACTGCCAAGCCAAGATCAGACAAGCGGCAGTGACCATTATCATCTAGCAGGACATTTTCTGGCTTCATGTCCCTGTAGACAATTTTGATGGAATGAAGGTGGAGCATCCCACAGGTGATCTGAGCAGAGTAGAAGATTATCCTATCCATTTCCAggcctctttcacccacattgtAAATGTGATATTTAAGATCCCCACCATTCATGAGGCTCATGACAAGACACAGGGCAGTTTTGCTCTGATAAGCATAGGTCAGAGTGACGATGAAACGACTGTTGACTTTCTCAAGGATCTCCTTCTCTAGCAGAGCCATCTTTTcgcctccttttttcttcagtcttttttTGTCCAACTTCTTACAGGCATACATCTTCCCAGTATTTTTCACCTGGATGGCACAAACCTAAACCAGCAAGTTCCATAAGAAAGGGAAAACTCTAATTAAATGACGCAGATTTAGAAGTGAAGAGAacatatgttcatttttttttactagtcTTTATTCTACTGTGTCTTTTCTGGACTTCCAAGTTAAAACTTGAGTTAGGTAAAAAGGCTTCCTGGCTGCAATGATATATCTCGGTTCCTTACCATACTAATACACTGTCGCTACATACCGAATGAAACAGAAGTCACACTATAGATCTTTTCCACTGTGAGAACAACTTCATCTCActtagaaaaaaagaaggggaaagacaAGATTACATAAAATATTCTGATAatttgaaagaaagaataaaaatgtttaaatgcctattgtTGCTCCTGCCTACATGTTAATGTAGGTGAGATGATCAATGAAAGGGGCTAAAAACAGGAATTTATCACAAGATACCTTGTATGTGTAATTGCCCCATGCCCACTGTCTTCCAAAGACTGTTCATTGCACTGCCTAGCCCCAAATGTTTGCATAGgaattaaaagcaaagtgtgctgcttatttaaAGTAGGGGGTCTACCTAATTTAGCATTATACTGTATTAGATTGACTAATTCTTTCTTACCTCTCCGAAGCCTCCTTTTCCTAACACTCGGAACTCGTCAAATTGCTTTTCAGTTACGGGTTGCTTCTCAAAGCATTTCCACTGCAGGTACTTGTCAAAGAATGGACTAGTCTGGAATTCCTGAAAAGGTTTTCCTGTAAGGTACGTGTTTGTCTCTTCCCTGGCTGCCTGTGTTATTTTCTCAAAATCATCCTTGGCAGCAGACTGGCACTTGTTCGACAGGTCTGCACTGAGAAACTTCAGGTAGCTATTACTGGCGGTCTTCAGATACATGTTGACTATACCTTCCAGGAGGCTAGCCTTTATGTTCTCTTCTGCTAACTCCCAAGAAGACACTTCATCCAAGAACTCCCTGGCTAGTAGGTATTCAGGTACAGTCTCCAGGAATTCCTTGAAAAAAGTCTTGCCAATGGGCTGTTGTACACAAATAGTCTCGTAGTCTATAGTAAGAGATTGCTTGATGGCGGCACACTCCTCAATCTTGGGTAGCGCAAGGGCCTTGCGCCTTTTTTGCATCTCCTTGGCATCAACATCTCCACTTTTCCTGGCCTGTAGGTATGCCGTGTTGGCAATCAGGTTATCCAGTCCCCCCATGTCACACATCTTCGCAAATTGTTGGGGTGGCAGAGCCTAGCTTGAGGAAAAACACTGGCTAGCCTTGGGGCGGCTGCCCGGATACTGCTTTCCCTGTGCCACTGCCTGGCTGTAAGTGTGGCCTTCGGAGAAATAGTAAGAagtctccctactttagcattaaATACCTCTCAAGGATTTTCACTAAGTACCTTTAGGTGTATGTACCATTTGTGGAATGTGGCTGGTAAGAAGGTTCTCTCTAAGGAGCTTTGGGTTAGCTATCTATAGCTAAATGGATGACATCTCAGGAAAACATCCTCACTGTCAGTTCCACCACTACCTGGACAGCATCTTTCAAATGCAGTCTCGCTACCAGTAATTGAAGCATGCCATATTTTTCTATACACATAGTCATGTTACTCTGATCACTGTAGCTATACTCTTTCTATAGGAATCACATGACCTCATTCTGCTCAAAGAACTTTAATAATTTCCTGTTCATTGCTCTAAGTAAATCTTAATTCACTGATATGCCTCGCACGCCCACTGTGACAACTTACTTTGACATAGGGTTTGTAATGGGTTTTCACCATTTCCTGTGCTTTACAgtgctgcaaaataaaatatttaacagcaaaaaacaaacaaaaaaaaccctcttcagaGTTTAACAATACCAAGTATCAGGTTGAGAAAATGTTGTCAAAGGAAATGAAtggtagattttaaaaaaatacaaccaaCCTCTACTCAGCCCTACTGTTGAAAACTTTCTTCATCAGGGAAATCATACTCAGAGGAATGCCAGTACTGTATTGTGGTTTGTACTTTTATACTGCACAAAACGCATGCTTGCTGTCATGCAGAGCTCTTTCTGTAGGGACTCCAATCTGCTTAGACAAAGAGCAAGGGAAGAATGACTGCTGCACTATAAATAATAACAATCCTACATACAAGTACAAAAGCCTCAAGTTGTCTCCTAATATGGCTAAGGTAAAAATAAGCTAAATCTCTTTATAACTCGAACTATTCTTTAAGTTCTCCTCATTATCAAAACATAACTTTGATGTTGTAACTCTGGTCCCTGAAATTGAAAAGGAAACTGGGAACCAAGTTTCTGTTTTAGCTTTTCATGGTTCTCACAGAGCTAATGGGATTATAAAGGGAGCTGGTAGTAACCCCTAT from the Pogona vitticeps strain Pit_001003342236 chromosome 3, PviZW2.1, whole genome shotgun sequence genome contains:
- the GRK7 gene encoding rhodopsin kinase GRK7, with product MCDMGGLDNLIANTAYLQARKSGDVDAKEMQKRRKALALPKIEECAAIKQSLTIDYETICVQQPIGKTFFKEFLETVPEYLLAREFLDEVSSWELAEENIKASLLEGIVNMYLKTASNSYLKFLSADLSNKCQSAAKDDFEKITQAAREETNTYLTGKPFQEFQTSPFFDKYLQWKCFEKQPVTEKQFDEFRVLGKGGFGEVCAIQVKNTGKMYACKKLDKKRLKKKGGEKMALLEKEILEKVNSRFIVTLTYAYQSKTALCLVMSLMNGGDLKYHIYNVGERGLEMDRIIFYSAQITCGMLHLHSIKIVYRDMKPENVLLDDNGHCRLSDLGLAVEVKEGKTITQRAGTNGYMAPEILKEENYSYPVDWFAMGCSIYEMVAGRTPFKDFKEKVNKDEVRKRTLEDEVKFEHANFDAPTKDICKLFLAKKPEDRLGSRNSDDDPRKHAFFKSINFHRLEAGLIDPPFVPDPSVVYAKDVADIADFSEVRGIEFDDKDKNFFKKFATGAVSIPWQNEVIETGLFEDLNNPNRVVVAETKSGVCMLL